ttgtatcaaaccaattcatattttgtttttgtattatatctactgtattccaacttttctatggcaaaaactcatcaaagaaaactatAGAGCCATCAaagtaagcacacaacacaaagaaaacagaatctgtcaaaatagaacagcctgtagtaatctgactatttcgaatacttctgtaactccaaaaaactcTGAAAAAATAGGACGACCTGAGAACTTTGCATATTCATCTACTACAGTTGTAatgggtattttatcactctctcgtaaaaaatgaaaattaatttcatgagtgtaaactttctgtttcttttttcagcaagatcaaacaactattgcccaagaagatcctaaaggctttacttggcacaaacactaattaaaacataaaaaacacaatcacaacagtagcataattgtgctaacacacaagaacaggaaaaaaagcaaaaataaatttattcattgggttgcctcccaacaagcgctatagttttacgcccttagctaggcataaagcaaggatctaagttttgtcatctttggttcgagatccataatatgccctcatgatttattcatagggtggcttaattctagttctagtaaAGTGTTtagtacccttcctcaaaggaaattggaacttaatattgccttctttcatatcaatcatggcaccgatagtgcgtaaaaacggtctaccaagaataattggacaagacggattgcaatcaatatcaagaacaatgaaatctatgggcacataattcctatttgcaagaataataacatcattaattcttccataggatttttaatagtagaatccgccaagtgcaaattcaaggaacattcttcaagattggtaagaccaagcacatcatataaagatttcagaattgtggaaacactagcacccaagtcacacaaagcaaaacactcataatttttaatcttgactttgatagcaggttcccactcatcatacaaTTTTCTAGGAGTTGAAACTTCTAATttcaatttttcttcaaaagctttcatcatagcatcaacaatatgtttagtaaaagctttattttgctcataagcatggggtgaatttatcatggattgcaacaaagaaatacaatcaattaaagagaaactatcataattaaagcctttgtaatccaaaatagtgggtgcatcactagctaaagttttgacctctccaaacccactttcatcaattttctcaacaagattttcaccctccgaaatattgggatgccttctacctaaacttgactcttctccagtccctttttcatcattcttaactttactaaacaaggaatcaatagaagaaacaccaatcattttaagatcttcatcacttttgcaagaataatcactagaaaaagcttttttctaaaaattctattttagctctaagcatagcagttcttttattactttcatcgatataaatataaatatctttaattgattcatctactttaggcacaataatttccatcttgagattttccacatcatgagcaattccaccaacgcttctagacaaatcatcaatcttattcaacttttcttctatggacgtGTTGAAACTtttttgtgtattgataaattatttaatattattctcaagattgatttccataggaattaccataattgttagaggaattactaggaaaaggtctaggattaaaatttcctctataagcattgttgttgaaattattgcgagaaataaaattcacatcaatggcatatgctcaatcaaagtagacaaatgcataCCATTTAAATCAATAGGAGAACTTTTATTagaaaccaatttcataagagcatcaactttatcactcaaagaagaaatttcatcaaccgaattaacttttttactagtaggagctctttcggtatgacattgagaataatttgccataatattatcaagaaatttggtggcttcacccaaagtaatttccataaaagtaccacccgtggcagaatctaaaagattacgtgaaacaaaattcaatcccgcataaaaattttgtatgatcatccaaagatttaacccatgagttgggcaattccttagcatcattttcatcatttcccaagattgtgcaacaagctcatgttcaagttgcttgaaattcatgatctgggttctaagggaaatgatttttgcgggaggaaaataattagtgataaaagcatcttcgcacttattccaagaatcgatactattgcgaggcaaagaagagaaccaattttttaCAGAATCATGCaaagagaacggaaataatttcatattgaccacatcattgtccacatattttttcttttccatatcgcataattccacgaaggtattaatatgggacgcggcatcctcattaggagtaccaaaaaattggtctttcataacaagattcaacaaagcagtattaatatcacaaatctccgcactagtggcgggaggagcaagcggagtgctaataaaatcattgttgttggtatttgagaaatcacataccttggtgttctcttgagtcatgatgaccacacaacaagattgcactcaaaaacagatccgacaagaaaactgcgaacggaaaaagagaggcgaataaaatggcaaatttttgtgaagtgggggagaggaaaacgagaggcaaatggaaaataatgtaaattgcgaggagatgagatttgtgattaggaacctggttatgttgaagatcctccccggcaacggcgtcataaattctccttgatggcagcTAGAACTACaacggtatttccccgaagagggagggatgatgcagcacatcggcgaTAGGtatataggtatttccctcagttatgaaaccaaggttatcgaaccagtaggagaaccaagcaacacaacgtaaacagctcctgcacacaaataacaacacctcgcaacccgacgtgttaaaggggttgtcaatccctttcgggtaacggcgcgagaaattggtgtgtgacggtaaaaaggttgtaatagattggataaatagatcgtaaataaaataaagtgaagcaaagtatttttgtatttttggtttaatagatctgaaaataaaatcaaGGAAAaattagatcgcaaaggcaaatatatgagaaataagacccgggggccgtaggtttcactagtggcttctctcgagaaaaatagcaaaaggtgggtaaacaaattattattgggcaattgatagaacttcaaataattatgacgatatccaggcaatgatcattacataggcatcacgtccaagattagtagaccgactcctgcctgcatctactactattactccacacatcgaccgctatccaacatgcatctagtgtattaagttcatggaaaaacggagtagtgcaataagaacgatgacatgatgtagaaaagatctgtttatctatatggcggtagatatagatctcgtctttttatccttagtagcaacgatacatacgtgtcggttccctttctgtcacggggatcaagcaccgtaagatcgaacccactaccgggcacctcttcccattgcaagataaatagatcgagttggctagacaaaatccaaatatcggagaagaaatatgaggctataagagatcacacataaaagagatcaaagaaactcaaatactttattgatataaaaacatagatctgatcataaacttgaagttcattgatcccaacaaacacaccgcaaaagagttacatcatatggatctccaagagaccattgtattgaggatcaagagagagagatgaagccatctagctactaactacggacccgaaggtctacaaagaactactcacgcatcattggagaggcacaaatggaagtggtgaacccctccgtgatggtgtttagatctgATCTAGTGATTCTGGACTCTGCAgcgactggatgaatatttcatcgacccccctggggttttgggaatatttgggtatttatagagcaaagaggcggtccgggggcacccgaggtgggcacaacccaccggggcgcgccagggcctcctggcgcgccctggtgggttgtgcccccctcggggcacccccccaggtgcaaccagggcccatctgcttccttttggcccataaaaatcatcataaagtttcgtgccatttggactccgtttgatattgatttcctgcgatgtaaaaaacatggaaaaaacatgaaccggcattgggcactatgttaataggttagaacCAAAAatggatataaaatgattataaaacatccaagattgataataaaacaacatggaacaataaaaaattataaatacattggagacgtatcaggacgcaTTTGACCTCTTAGAAGAGGAgcgagagatggctctgatccgatcgaccatttatcaacaagacctgcgtcgattccatgtcCGAAATGTCAGGGGctgagcatttcaggaaggagaccttgtgctccgagtgcacCAGAAAtggcctcacaagcttgctccggcctgggaaggGCCCTTCATCATCACGAAGGTGTTCCACAATGGGGAATATCACCtctacaacgtagccaagaaagaaccaggtcgactgccatcctcgGACTGACTCTGGAAGGGTCATGGAAGGAAAAACGCTTCTACCCCTAGTTTGAATCCCTAaagccccgcacatctggatcacatgcGTCTTTTCGTTAGTCGGATTTGCTTTCTTCACCGTTTGGGAACGGCAAGTgtagatgtgtttgaagagaccccggtGTGGTTGGCAACCCagaaagttttcgcacaaagagaTGTACGCAGCAAGGTATGTGATTGTGTTGGGGGTAAATGGTGAATCTGGGCACTGAAAAGGTTCAAGAAACCCCAAAAGAACGGATGCTGAGGAAGATAAAAACCTCGATCGACATGGGTGGTGAGGAGGACACGCTCACCCTCGCGCGGCTGGGGctcggattccccctccggcaacctcCAAGATTTTCAGCAATCATACCATCCTCGGCGAGCCTCTCCAAGTCTTCCTACACGACGGTGGAGCGGATCCAGTCCCCATGGATCCAACCAGGTGGCAGACCGGACCGCGACGACGACCCCCGAGCcttcttcttgcctttcgccgTCGTCGATACCTTCTTCGCGTGCTCCAGGGCCGCTgtcttgtccttccccatggcGACGAAGTGATCGCGGACTGGGCGGAGGCGACGAGAGTAGAGAGATGCGCGGTGGAGAGGCAGGGGAGAAGAGGATCGAATGAGGTGCATTGTGCATTGCATCGGCCCGAGCGCTCTTTATGGTGCTGCTTCCGAGTGGTTGACCGGTGGGCCCAGACGATCTTATCGCATCCCGCAGCAGACGCTCgcccgatacgtggcgaaaaaatggCACGGAAATCAAGGAGCCTCTGTCTATCTGTTTTGCTTACGACGCCACGCTCTGTCCCGCGCAGTTTTCtaaaatttcgaatcccgtgagatccgggaaccGCAGAGCAACCAATCACGTCAAAGATTTCACGCTCTAATTCACTCGAAGATTCACGACGTAATTCACTCGACGACCAcaaaatcgatcaaggcgactgatgcAAGGTTAAAGTTCTAGTACGATTTCCAGGCTCCGATGATATGCCTCCGAAGCATAGAATCGAATCAGAAACAACTCCAACCTTACTTCACtcgaacctcaatccattcgggggctaatgacgatgccatgtacttagggtagggttataggcctgacctagactccctacccaaggacactgccctaaaGTCAAAGTCCTTTGAAGTACAACAGAAGATACCGACTGAAACCAAGTTAAAGTGCAAGCCACTCGACCAGCTATCCCattcggataccccaattccactcgaccaagaTAGAGTCACTCGACCACATGAAGAATCACTCGAAGTACAAAAGGTCTAAAGTCACCCCagaatggcaacggtcaggcgttcacttcgtagtcttaaagatcatttatagTCATCAATAGCTAgtgttaccagtaacacccctGCCTTAACGTACATTGAATCCTgtgtaactgagggctggaggggtctgacGCACTTTATATAAGCCACTcctctcctctggcacaagggttcgcaccccctataactctcacgcataatccagtcgacaaagcctctgggcaccgagacgtagggctattacttcctccgagaagggtctgaactcgtaaatcttgcgtgcacaacctcgttgtagctagggccttgccttcTCCTATGTACCCCCTCTTCTTACTGTCAGAATTGCACGACATGAGGAGCCGGATTTGTAAAGTCTGGCTGTAGATATTTTTAGGAGTCAAATTCTACTCCCTCTATTTCAAAATAAAtgattagtacaaagttgagtcacttattttgaaatggagggagtatcaattAGACCGAGAGAGGGGTAGGTAGCGAACACCACTTCTTTGGCCCTCCGGAGCCTATACCAGCAAGTATCCAACGTGTCACATCTGCAATAGCAGCCAAAATccactcgggaatatcaagaaaagGAGGGGGAGAGCCACTTGGAAAGGGCAAGCAATCACCCAAACGGGACGGATACCAAAAGGCAGAAGCCGCTCACGCCCACGCCttctccgccctcctccttctacCAATTTTTCGCATCTCAGCAAAGGACCACCCGCGGAAGCTGAAAGGCACATCCGCCGCAGAATTACATGGACTTTCCTCGCAGGAGATTAGATTCGGTCATGTAAGTTTGCAGCTTCCGTTTCGCTGTTTGACGCCCCCCTTGCCGAGGTGTGCGTATCCTGCTTCTGCAGATCTCAGCTCGGTTCTTGGTTTCTTGCTTGGTACCCTGATTATACGTACTATGTCGGATCATAATGTGGTAGCTTGTGGAATTTCTGGAATGTACTAGGACCGGATCTTGACATCGCTCGTCGGCGATTTCAAGCAGGGCGTTGACCCTGTGGCTGTGGGAGGAACACAACCCGTTCGATGGTATTACAGACTCAAGCTGTGTGTTGGATTTCCGGATCTTTGTGTTCAAAGAGCTTTCCTTGGCTTGCTTCAACAGTTCAACCCCTATTTGGTGTAATGCGCAATGCAGGACACAAGACCTTCCTCCTGACACTGCATTTTTCTCTAGTTGAATCCAGTTCAGATGAAAGTGTTTCTAATATTAGCACCTTAGCTGTCACCTACAGGCCTCAGGGTAAAAATTAGTCTGTCGGCTTATCAGGGACAAGTCAAAGTGGATCTCCATGAGGTTTAAAATTTGCCATGCACCGCGTTCCTGTTGCCTCCGCCTCGTCCACAATCTTTCCCGTTGGGTTTTGAGGTGTGAGCTTGTTTCCATCAAGTTCTTTAGTAAAACCACATTGGCCTTGACAATTTATGAGTGTGTGTGCCAGTACACCATCTaagcccccctcccccctctgcTTCTTTCAGTTGAACCCACTTCATATGAAAGTGCTTCCAATAGTAGCACTAAAACTATCATCATCTACAGGAAAAGTCAAAGCTGTTGTCCATGAGGCGCAAACTTTGAGTTTGTCACAATTCTCTTAggcaagtttgatcaagtcagtaaAATTTGGTTCATTGCCACAGTTTATGCGTGCCCAAAGGTTTGTTGAGTTGTCAAGATTAGCTTAGGCAATCTCAGAAACTCACTTGTGACGTGTCTTGTTTTTCTCTGAGACAAGTTAGGCAAAAATGTTTGACAAACTTAATCACTCCAAGGCTGTGAACCGCACAAGCCTATATCATTTGGATACAGTTCTACCCTGCTATATTTTCTTGATGAAAATGGTCTGAAAAGAATTGTTGCGTCAGTGAGCTGTGTACTTCCCATTCGTTGTGGGAATTGCTCATCGCATTTATGTAATGAATGAATAGCTAGTTCaattgcactcgatatatttctgaATTGCAACATTTGTACAGAATCATCATCTCTGTAGTGCACTATCTAAAACTGCTATTTGTATCGAATACACTTTATTCTACATAACTAGATTAGATGCCACATGATTTTCCTGCCATTTTCTCATGTTTCTGTGCACCTGCTTAATGTTTGTGCTAATTACTCACATTTCGTTTGTGCAGCTGCTTGATGTGATGATAGCTCTTAGATCATAGTTTACATTAGCCATTACAGCAAGGAGTCCTGAAATGCTGAAAAGCTCCATGTTTCTTCCTGCTGGTTCCTTGACCAAACAACTGTAGTATTATGAGGGGAGGTACTGAATCTGCTTATGCACTTACTTTGTGTGAGATGCCTGTCAGATATTGGTTGCAAAACACTCTCATCTTATTAAAAGCATGATCGTTGATCTGTAAAAGACATATATAATGAAGAATGTTTATAAGTTTTTTTTAAAACGTCAAGAGTGTTTATAAGTACATATCTCTTGGAGAAGTATTTATCTTAGTTTAACTAAATTCACTGTTTTGTGTTCCATAGGAAGCTCAAACGAATATTGCAGTTGCCAAGTGTGCCTCGGCAAGTACACACTACTTGGCGATGAAGAAAATCCAAGGTTGGCAATGTTCGAAAGACGCCTTCCCTTCTTTGGTTGTGGAATTGGATGGTGTTGGTGAGGCAGTCTACTCCTTCATTCTTTCATTCAGTTATTGTTTACTGTATTAAAATTATTGCAGTTTTCTTTTAGGTTTCCTGTGCCCGTTAATTTGGTACATAGCAGCTCTTCTTTATTGCTGCAAGTACTACAACCGTGATCCTCGAGAACGGCCTGGGCTTGCCGCTTCTGCTCTTCTGGTTAGTTTTTATTCGTCATACACG
The sequence above is a segment of the Triticum dicoccoides isolate Atlit2015 ecotype Zavitan chromosome 1A, WEW_v2.0, whole genome shotgun sequence genome. Coding sequences within it:
- the LOC119365222 gene encoding 60S ribosomal protein L18a-like protein, producing MRGGSSNEYCSCQVCLGKYTLLGDEENPRLAMFERRLPFFGCGIGWCCFLLGFLCPLIWYIAALLYCCKYYNRDPRERPGLAASALLAIMFTAATIIILSVLLVMCAHK